Proteins from a genomic interval of Xiphophorus maculatus strain JP 163 A chromosome 7, X_maculatus-5.0-male, whole genome shotgun sequence:
- the LOC102219730 gene encoding ankyrin repeat and SOCS box protein 9-like, with the protein MSAGNKERQQNTACPGAAAVYFSNPLMSDVEADWSPIHDAAFNGSVLRLQTLIAQGICVNLNTLDQVSPLHGACLQGHTNCAKLLVENGANVNNTTVDGHTALTEACARGHVTCVSLLLQHGATPRGTSPSSSPIHSAAAKGHPECIEALVQYRADVDQDIDSLGSPLHVACSNQQLSSVKKLLQLGADANKSASGDSPLHIAARLSSPELVSALLDHGADRLLVNSEGKRPLDLVSPDSPVGRLLRETGAVSPLKQLCRLCIRKTVGKHRMGGIPDLHFPTKLIQYLLYQSEQRDAHKH; encoded by the exons ATGTCTGCTGGAAACAAAGAGAGACAGCAAAACACAGCATGTCcaggagcagcagctgtttATTTCTCCAACCCTTTGATGAGTG ATGTTGAAGCCGACTGGTCTCCGATTCACGATGCAGCCTTCAATGGAAGCGTTCTGCGTCTGCAAACACTCATTGCTCAG GGAATATGTGTCAATCTAAACACACTGGACCAAGTCTCTCCCCTTCATGGAGCATGCCTGCAAGGCCACACAAACTGTGCCAAGCTTCTGGTGGAAAACGGAGCAAAT gtTAACAACACAACTGTGGACGGACACACTGCGTTAACAGAAGCTTGTGCCAGGGGCCATGTGACCTGCGTCTCTCTGCTTCTCCAGCATGGAGCAACCCCCCGGGGCACCAGCCCGTCCAGTTCTCCAATCCACTCGGCTGCAGCAAAGG GTCACCCTGAGTGCATTGAAGCGCTTGTTCAGTACAGAGCAGATGTGGATCAGGATATTGATTCATTAGGGTCTCCTCTTCATGTTGCGTGCTCCAATCAGCAACTGAGCTCAGTGAAGAAACTCCTTCAGCTCG GTGCCGATGCTAACAAGAGCGCTTCTGGTGACTCCCCTCTGCACATTGCTGCACGTCTGTCCAGCCCTGAGCTGGTTTCTGCCCTCCTCGACCACGGAGCAGACCGGCTCCTGGTGAACTCAGAGGGCAAGCGGCCTCTGGACCTGGTTTCTCCTGACAGCCCAGTGGGGCGACTGCTAAGAGAGACAGGAG CAGTGTCTCCTTTAAAGCAGCTGTGCCGGCTATGCATCAGGAAAACTGTGGGGAAGCACAGGATGGGTGGGATTCCTGACCTTCACTTCCCCACAAAGCTGATACAGTATCTGCTCtaccaatcagagcagagggACGCTCACAAACACTGA
- the gpr143 gene encoding G-protein coupled receptor 143, protein MASPRLETFCCPNRDAATEFAVSFQPVLFGALSLGSAALSLMFAVLQVLPKRKGYRRLGQYPLPRPASSSRILFIISICDILGCTGIIVRSSVWLGLPSIVEGISVTNNTDVSPEAFCVGSAMWIQLFFSASFWWTFCYAVDVFLVVKTSAGISTIVLYHMITWGLAVLLCVEGVAMLYYPSISDCEQGLQHAVPHYITTYAPMLLVLIANPVFFSRTVSAVTSLLKGRQGIYTENERRLANEIKIRFFKIMLVFFVCWAPNIINECLLFYLEMQPDVTDNSLRDIRNAALTTWFIMGILNPMQAFLNTLAFHGWTGWDVDLNPQRSRELAWDSGSTSVPNTAGQNPVVGTTLLYQSHVQEVQKNTIGNGQQHSDAISVLSEGSESSTVEIHISSELQGDVDADGESLENSVRH, encoded by the exons ATGGCCTCCCCGCGGCTGGAGACGTTCTGCTGCCCGAACCGGGACGCTGCCACGGAGTTCGCAGTCTCCTTCCAGCCCGTCCTGTTCGGGGCTCTGAGTCTGGGCAGCGCCGCTCTGAGCCTCATGTTCGctgttctgcaggttctgccGAAGCGCAAAGGATACAGGAGACTAGGACAGTACCCTCTGCCGAGGCCCGCCTCCTCCTCCAGAATATTGTTCATCATCAGTATATGTGACATACTGGGATGCACAG GGATCATTGTCAGATCCTCTGTGTGGCTGGGTCTGCCGAGCATCGTCGAAGGCATCTCAGTGACCAACAACACGGACGTGTCGCCAGAGGCCTTCTGTGTTGGCAGCGCG ATGTGGATCCAGCTGTTCTTCAGCGCTTCGTTTTGGTGGACTTTCTGCTACGCCGTGGACGTCTTCCTGGTGGTGAAAACCTCTGCTGGGATCAG CACCATTGTCCTCTACCACATGATTACGTGGGGTCTGgctgtgctgctgtgtgttgaaGGAGTGGCCATGCTCTACTACCCATCCATCTCTGA CTGTGAACAAGGCCTCCAGCACGCTGTTCCCCACTACATCACCACATATGCCCCCATGCTGCTCGTCCTCATAGCTAACCCCGTGTTCTTTAGCCGGACCGTCTCTGCAG TGACATCCTTATTAAAAGGACGACAAGGAATCTATACAGAAAATGAGAGACGGCTGGCTAACGAGATTAAAATCCGcttctttaaaataatgctTGTGTTCTTTGTTTG ctgGGCTCCAAATATCATCAATGAGTGCCTCCTCTTCTACCTGGAGATGCAGCCAGATGTCACTGACAACAGTCTGAGAGACATCAGGAACGCAGCCCTCACCACATGGTTCATCATG GGCATTCTGAACCCAATGCAGGCTTTCCTCAACACCCTGGCCTTCCACGGCTGGACGGGTTGGGACGTGGACCTCAACCCGCAGCGGAGCAGGGAGCTGGCCTGGGACTCGGGCTCTACCTCGGTGCCTAACACGGCCGGACAAAACCCAGTGGTGGGAACGACTCTGCTGTACCAGAGTCACGTTCAGGAAGTGCAGAAGAACACGATAGGAAATGGACAGCAGCACTCTGACGCCATCAGTGTCCTCTCTGAAG GTTCAGAGTCTAGTACAGTTGAAATCCACATTTCCAGCGAGCTACAAGGGGACGTAGATGCTGACGGAGAGTCCTTGGAGAACTCTGTGAGACACTAG
- the LOC102227593 gene encoding F-box-like/WD repeat-containing protein TBL1X: protein MSITSDEVNFLVYRYLQESGFTHSAFTFGIESHISQSNINGTLVPPAALISILQKGLQYVEAEISINEDGTVFDGRPIESLSLIDAVMPDVVQTRQQAFRDKLAQQHATCTVSASTSGNQSNAPKNGEATINGEENCTHNMNNHSEPMEVDGDVEIPASKSTVLRGHESEVFICAWNPVSDLLASGSGDSTARIWNLNENNSSSSTQLVLRHCIREGGQDVPSNKDVTSLDWNSEGTLLATGSYDGFARIWTKDGNLASTLGQHKGPIFALKWNKKGNCILSAGVDKTTIIWDANTGEAKQQFPFHSAPALDVDWQNNTTFASCSTDMCIHVCRLGSDRPLKTFQGHSNEVNAIKWDPSGMLLASCSDDMTLKIWSMKQESCVHDLQAHSKEIYTIKWSPTGPGTNNPNSNIMLASASFDSTVRLWDVERGACIHTLTKHQEPVYSVAFSPDGKHLASGSFDKCVHIWNTTTGALVHSYRGTGGIFEVCWNSTGDKVGASASDGSVCVLDLRK from the exons ATGAGTATTACCAGTGACGAAGTGAATTTCTTGGTCTACAGATACCTCCAAGAGTCAG gttttaccCATTCAGCATTCACCTTTGGCATTGAGAGCCACATCAGTCAGTCGAACATCAATGGAACACTAGTGCCCCCTGCAGCCCTCATCTCCATCCTGCAGAAAGGGCTTCAGTACGTTGAGGCAGAAATCAGCATTAATGAG GATGGTACTGTCTTCGACGGTCGGCCGATCGAGTCCCTGTCGCTTATCGATGCAGTGATGCCTGACGTGGTGCAGACGCGGCAGCAGGCCTTCCGTGACAAGCTCGCCCAGCAACACGCCACCTGCACTGTCTCTGCTTCAACCTCAGGAAACCAGTCTAATGCACCAAAGAACGGAGAAGCCACCATTAATGGAGAGGAGAACTGCACTCACAACATGA ATAACCACAGTGAGCCCATGGAGGTGGACGGGGACGTTGAGATACCAGCCAGTAAGTCCACAGTTCTCCGAGGCCACGAGTCCGAAGTGTTCATCTGTGCCTGGAACCCTGTCAGTGACCTGCTGGCTTCAGG CTCGGGCGACTCCACGGCTCGGATCTGGAACCTGAACGAGAACAACAGCTCCAGCTCCACCCAGTTGGTTCTCCGCCACTGCATCCGAGAAGGTGGCCAGGATGTCCCCAGCAACAAAGACGTCACTTCACTGGACTGGAAT AGCGAGGGGACTCTCCTGGCGACTGGCTCGTATGATGGATTTGCCAGGATATGGACAAAGGACG GAAATCTAGCCAGCACCTTGGGGCAGCACAAAGGGCCCATATTTGCACTCAAATGGAACAAGAAGGGGAACTGTATTCTCAGTGCTGGCGTAGATAAG ACGACAATCATTTGGGATGCAAATACAGGAGAAGCCAAGCAGCAGTTTCCTTTTCACTCAG CCCCTGCGCTGGATGTTGACTGGCAGAACAACACCACGTTTGCCTCCTGCAGCACAGACATGTGCATCCACGTGTGTCGCCTCGGCAGCGACCGGCCTCTCAAGACCTTCCAGGGTCACTCG AATGAGGTCAACGCCATTAAGTGGGATCCATCAGGTATGCTGCTTGCCTCCTGCTCAGATGACATGACCTTAAAG ATCTGGAGTATGAAACAGGAGTCCTGTGTCCACGACCTCCAAGCTCACAGTAAAGAAATCTACACAATCAAGTGGAGCCCCACCGGGCCGGGCACAAATAACCCCAACTCCAACATCATGCTTGCCAG TGCATCTTTTGACTCAACAGTGCGACTCTGGGATGTCGAGCGAGGGGCTTGTATACACACCCTGACCAAGCACCAGGAGCCTGTCTACAGCGTGGCCTTCAGCCCTGATGGCAAACACCTCGCCAGTGGCTCCTTCGATAAGTGCGTCCACATTTGGAACACCACG ACTGGAGCCCTGGTCCACAGCTACAGGGGAACTGGTGGCATTTTTGAGGTGTGCTGGAACAGCACCGGAGATAAAGTTGGAGCCAGCGCATCAGACGGCTCG GTTTGTGTTCTCGATCTCCGAAAATAG